Proteins from a single region of Spirochaetota bacterium:
- a CDS encoding enoyl-ACP reductase has protein sequence MLLKGKTGIILGVANEFSIAWGCAKKAKEEGANLVLSYLNEKMKKRVEPLANEINAKIFEMDVTNKDSVKSFFENIKNNYESIDFLVHSIAFANREDLAGDFYNTSKEGFLMALEISAYSLIEVAREVVPFMKNGGSITTMTYIGSTRAVPSYNVMGVAKAALEANVRYLASNLGPKNIRINAISAGPINTLSARGISGFTNILKYTEEKAPLRRNVTIDDVGNVNNFLVSDLSSAITGQIIFVDCGMNILGV, from the coding sequence ATGTTATTAAAAGGTAAAACTGGTATTATTCTTGGAGTAGCAAATGAATTTTCAATTGCATGGGGATGTGCAAAAAAAGCTAAGGAAGAAGGAGCTAATTTAGTTCTTTCTTATCTTAATGAGAAAATGAAAAAGAGGGTTGAACCATTAGCAAATGAAATAAATGCAAAAATATTTGAAATGGATGTTACAAATAAAGATTCAGTTAAAAGTTTTTTTGAAAATATAAAGAACAATTATGAGAGTATTGATTTTCTTGTTCACTCAATAGCATTTGCAAACAGAGAGGATTTAGCTGGTGATTTTTATAATACTTCTAAGGAAGGATTTTTAATGGCTCTAGAGATTTCAGCTTACTCATTAATTGAAGTTGCAAGAGAAGTTGTACCATTTATGAAAAATGGAGGTTCTATTACAACAATGACATATATTGGGTCAACAAGAGCTGTTCCATCATATAATGTTATGGGGGTTGCCAAAGCTGCATTGGAAGCTAATGTAAGATATCTTGCTTCAAATCTTGGTCCAAAAAATATTAGAATAAATGCTATTTCTGCTGGACCAATAAATACATTATCAGCTAGGGGTATCTCTGGTTTTACAAATATACTAAAGTATACTGAAGAAAAAGCTCCCCTAAGAAGAAATGTTACTATAGATGATGTAGGAAATGTAAATAATTTTTTAGTATCAGATCTTTCATCTGCTATTACTGGTCAAATAATTTTTGTTGATTGTGGAATGAATATATTAGGTGTTTAA
- the uvrB gene encoding excinuclease ABC subunit UvrB, with amino-acid sequence MNYKLKSSFKPAYDQQKAIEQIIESFEKGKTKVTLLGVTGSGKTFTCANIIEKLGLPALVISHNKTLSAQLYREFKNFFPENRVEYFVSNFDYYQPEAYLPKRDLYIEKDSSINEEIDRLRLKATEALLSRRDVIIVATVSCIYGIGNPEEFKKQRIHIYKNQKIKINDLLYNLLSIYYQRDDISFVRGKFRLKGDILDIFPAYSKDAIRVFFFSDIIEKIYIIDPLSSNKIEEISEFYLYPANFFVTTPEVRKIAIKQIEEELKIRYDELIKQGKEIEAKRLWSRTMYDLEMLTEVGYVKGSENYSRYFSGRLPGQPPFTLLDYFPEDFLIIIDESHVTIPQLIGMYHGDYSRKKILVEYGFRLPSALDHRPLKFNEVEKYFKKIIFVSATPGEYEKKNSYIIVEQIIRPTGLVDPEIEVRKSEGQMDDLLKEIEGRIKVNERVLVLTLTKENAENLTKFLLKKGVKAKYLHSEIKTLERVEIISDYRNGKFDVLVGINLLREGIDIPEISLVAILDADKVGFLRSEKSLIQMMGRAARNVNGKIIMYCDNVSDSMKVAIEETRRRRKIQLEYNEKYGIIPKSISKEKSEFIEREKIKKEEIKKDVVYEDLLESYNIYNIEDRKKLIKILKDLMEEEAKKWNFENAIFLREKINELKSM; translated from the coding sequence ATGAATTATAAATTAAAGTCGAGTTTTAAACCAGCTTATGACCAGCAAAAAGCAATAGAGCAAATTATAGAATCTTTTGAAAAAGGTAAAACAAAAGTAACACTTCTTGGAGTTACAGGTTCAGGCAAAACATTTACCTGTGCTAACATTATTGAGAAATTAGGTCTTCCTGCTCTTGTAATTTCTCATAATAAAACTCTTTCAGCACAACTATATAGAGAATTTAAAAATTTTTTTCCTGAAAATAGAGTTGAGTATTTTGTTTCAAATTTCGATTATTATCAACCAGAAGCATATCTTCCAAAAAGGGATTTATATATAGAAAAAGATTCTTCAATAAATGAAGAGATAGATAGATTAAGACTTAAAGCCACTGAAGCTCTTCTTTCAAGAAGAGATGTGATTATTGTTGCAACAGTATCCTGTATTTATGGTATAGGAAATCCAGAGGAGTTCAAGAAACAAAGAATACATATTTATAAAAATCAAAAGATAAAAATTAATGATTTATTATATAACCTTTTATCTATTTATTATCAAAGGGATGATATTTCTTTTGTAAGAGGTAAGTTTAGATTAAAAGGAGATATTCTTGATATATTTCCAGCCTATTCTAAAGATGCTATTAGAGTATTTTTCTTTAGTGACATTATTGAGAAAATTTATATAATAGATCCTTTATCCAGTAATAAAATAGAGGAGATAAGTGAATTTTATCTTTATCCTGCAAATTTTTTTGTAACTACTCCAGAGGTAAGAAAGATTGCTATTAAACAGATAGAGGAAGAGCTAAAAATAAGATATGATGAATTAATAAAACAGGGAAAGGAAATAGAAGCAAAAAGATTATGGTCAAGGACTATGTATGATTTAGAAATGTTAACAGAAGTGGGGTATGTTAAAGGTTCTGAAAATTATTCAAGATATTTTTCTGGTAGACTTCCTGGCCAACCACCTTTTACTCTTCTTGATTATTTCCCTGAAGATTTTTTAATAATTATTGATGAATCACATGTAACTATTCCACAACTTATTGGAATGTATCATGGGGATTATTCAAGAAAAAAGATACTTGTTGAATATGGGTTTAGATTACCATCAGCTTTAGACCATAGACCTTTAAAATTTAATGAAGTAGAAAAATATTTTAAAAAAATAATTTTTGTTTCGGCAACACCAGGTGAATATGAAAAGAAGAATTCTTACATAATAGTAGAGCAAATCATAAGGCCAACAGGATTAGTTGATCCAGAAATTGAAGTTAGAAAAAGTGAAGGACAGATGGATGATTTATTAAAAGAGATTGAAGGTAGGATAAAAGTAAATGAAAGAGTTCTTGTTTTAACTTTGACAAAAGAAAATGCAGAAAACCTTACCAAATTTTTATTAAAAAAAGGTGTAAAGGCAAAATATTTACATTCAGAAATAAAAACTTTAGAAAGAGTTGAAATTATATCAGATTATAGAAATGGGAAATTTGATGTACTTGTAGGGATAAATCTTTTAAGGGAGGGGATAGATATCCCTGAGATTTCACTTGTTGCTATTCTTGATGCTGATAAAGTTGGTTTTTTAAGATCAGAAAAATCTTTAATCCAAATGATGGGTAGAGCAGCAAGGAATGTTAATGGAAAAATAATAATGTACTGTGATAATGTGTCTGATTCTATGAAAGTTGCTATAGAAGAGACAAGAAGGAGAAGAAAAATACAGCTTGAATATAATGAAAAATATGGAATAATACCTAAATCGATAAGTAAAGAGAAATCTGAATTTATTGAAAGGGAAAAAATAAAAAAAGAAGAAATTAAAAAAGATGTTGTTTATGAAGATTTGCTTGAAAGTTATAATATATATAATATAGAGGATAGAAAAAAACTTATAAAAATTTTGAAAGATCTTATGGAAGAGGAAGCAAAAAAATGGAATTTTGAAAATGCAATATTTTTAAGAGAAAAAATAAATGAGCTTAAGAGTATGTAG
- a CDS encoding TetR/AcrR family transcriptional regulator, whose protein sequence is MGRPRGRSELLIKRRKEKIMISTYLTISEKGYSTITIKDIAERANFSRGLLFYYFDSKEHIFIETLKWVNERISKRLEKKLSNIMDPCEKMKIKLEDSFLSIKENRLFYLFYLDFLREGARDKIFYGPNKEFNNSAIEKIKRILDEGVKSGDFYDDLNIEDVAKVIKAIVDGLLIQWLFDEAENFFYYKNLAISNIGKLVIKNEEKLKNFLRINF, encoded by the coding sequence ATGGGAAGGCCAAGAGGAAGATCAGAACTTCTAATAAAAAGAAGAAAAGAAAAGATAATGATATCGACCTATCTCACAATATCTGAAAAAGGTTATTCTACAATTACAATAAAAGATATAGCTGAAAGAGCTAATTTTTCTAGAGGATTACTTTTTTATTATTTTGATTCCAAGGAGCATATATTTATTGAAACTTTAAAATGGGTTAATGAAAGGATTTCTAAAAGACTTGAAAAAAAGTTATCTAACATAATGGATCCATGTGAGAAAATGAAAATTAAACTTGAAGATTCTTTTTTATCTATAAAAGAAAATAGACTTTTTTATCTTTTTTATCTTGATTTTCTTAGAGAGGGAGCCAGAGATAAAATATTTTATGGTCCAAATAAAGAGTTTAATAATTCTGCAATTGAAAAAATTAAAAGAATTTTAGATGAAGGTGTTAAAAGCGGAGATTTTTATGATGACCTTAATATAGAAGATGTAGCTAAAGTCATAAAAGCAATTGTTGATGGGTTATTAATACAATGGTTATTTGATGAAGCAGAAAATTTTTTTTACTATAAAAATTTAGCTATTAGCAATATAGGTAAACTAGTAATTAAAAACGAAGAAAAGTTAAAAAATTTTTTAAGAATTAATTTTTAA
- a CDS encoding rhomboid family intramembrane serine protease, producing MYNYNTKRSATLIILIINILSFFLFRSIFYYFIGYFALSSYGVFYKFYFWQLVTYMFLHGDFSHLFFNMFIFFQVGLLLEALWGQKKFLIFYFLSGAITGLISIFIYFLAGLNNIFLIGASGAIYSLMVGFALTMPESIVNIYFIIPIKAKYTPFLFAAIDIFFWIITPSPSGAIGSRVSHLGHLIGIIVGFILYPILINKYISFSEIFNINKKSNIFYNNFSNRKKFKNENIKNEVEIIQNSIYKIKNNIGFSQYEIEELINISQKLNQNEKIICDSNIFEINNIDCLKCPKIALCILRYIKDHNLD from the coding sequence ATGTATAATTATAATACAAAAAGAAGTGCAACTTTAATAATACTTATTATTAATATTTTATCTTTTTTTCTCTTTAGATCTATTTTTTACTATTTTATTGGCTATTTTGCTCTAAGTTCATATGGAGTATTTTATAAATTTTATTTTTGGCAATTAGTTACTTATATGTTTCTTCATGGTGATTTTTCTCATTTATTTTTCAATATGTTTATATTTTTCCAAGTTGGACTTTTACTTGAAGCTTTATGGGGTCAAAAAAAATTCTTAATTTTTTATTTTCTTTCAGGAGCTATTACTGGTTTAATTTCAATTTTTATATATTTTCTAGCAGGATTAAATAATATTTTTTTAATTGGAGCATCTGGAGCTATATATTCTTTGATGGTTGGTTTTGCTTTAACAATGCCAGAATCGATTGTCAATATATACTTTATAATTCCCATAAAGGCTAAGTATACCCCTTTTCTTTTTGCTGCAATAGATATATTTTTCTGGATAATTACCCCTTCTCCTAGTGGAGCTATAGGTTCAAGAGTTTCTCATTTGGGTCACCTTATTGGAATAATTGTAGGTTTTATCTTATATCCAATTTTAATAAATAAATATATTTCTTTTTCTGAAATATTTAATATCAATAAAAAATCAAATATTTTTTATAATAATTTTAGCAACAGAAAAAAATTTAAAAATGAAAATATAAAAAATGAAGTAGAGATAATTCAAAATTCTATTTATAAAATAAAAAATAACATTGGTTTCTCACAATATGAAATAGAAGAATTAATAAATATTAGTCAAAAATTGAATCAGAATGAAAAAATAATTTGTGATTCTAACATATTCGAAATTAATAATATAGATTGTTTAAAATGCCCGAAAATTGCTTTATGTATTTTGAGATATATAAAAGATCATAATTTAGATTAA
- a CDS encoding MarR family transcriptional regulator translates to MKNIEKNEIKNINLNNIFEKIEQIYKMFIICKKRIIKNLNITPVETKVLDLINSNINCNQMSIAKALKINKSRVTRIVSELLEKKLIERTPSQDDRRVYCLKLTYYGQEILQKNKQLCSTLFENSILSNQSSEEYLQDFYNCLTKFLEKLEEFEKELSLKSKKLYF, encoded by the coding sequence ATGAAAAATATAGAAAAAAATGAAATTAAAAATATTAATTTGAATAATATTTTTGAAAAGATAGAGCAAATTTATAAAATGTTTATTATTTGTAAAAAAAGAATAATTAAAAATTTAAATATTACTCCAGTAGAAACAAAAGTTCTTGATTTAATAAATAGCAATATTAATTGTAATCAGATGAGCATTGCAAAAGCGCTAAAAATAAATAAATCAAGAGTGACAAGAATAGTCTCAGAATTACTTGAAAAGAAGCTTATTGAAAGAACACCATCACAAGATGACAGAAGAGTATATTGTTTAAAACTGACTTATTATGGTCAAGAGATTCTTCAAAAAAATAAACAACTTTGTTCAACTCTTTTTGAAAACTCCATATTAAGCAATCAATCTTCAGAAGAATATTTACAAGACTTTTACAATTGTCTTACAAAATTTTTAGAAAAACTTGAAGAATTTGAAAAAGAACTATCTTTAAAGAGCAAAAAACTTTATTTTTAA
- a CDS encoding ketoacyl-ACP synthase III, whose translation MVKILSIGKYLPEKVMTNEDFEKIMDTSDQWITERTGIKKRYFASEGQAASDLAIPAIEEAVKKGGISLNEIEALIVTTVTPDYFFPSTGCVILKKLGIKDMPAYDILAGCTGFIYGLDIAKNMIQSGNYKAVMVVSVEVLSKIMDFKDRNTAVLFGDGATATILIKSDDNDGIISSVILADGENYEDLIMPAGGSVKPASYETIENREHFIKMNGKAIFKRAVNYMIIATEKALQKAGLNKSDIDLYIPHQANKRIIEAVANFFEVDVNKVFITVDKYANISSATIPIALYDAIEQKAIKKGDKVLLTAFGAGFTYGASIIKF comes from the coding sequence ATGGTTAAAATATTATCAATAGGGAAATATTTACCTGAAAAAGTAATGACTAATGAGGATTTTGAAAAAATTATGGATACATCAGATCAATGGATAACTGAAAGAACAGGAATAAAAAAGAGATATTTTGCATCAGAAGGACAAGCAGCATCAGATCTTGCTATTCCTGCAATTGAGGAGGCAGTTAAAAAGGGAGGTATCTCTTTAAATGAAATTGAGGCTTTAATTGTAACTACAGTTACTCCAGATTATTTTTTCCCTTCAACTGGTTGTGTTATACTGAAAAAATTAGGTATAAAAGATATGCCTGCTTATGATATTCTTGCTGGTTGTACAGGATTTATTTATGGTTTAGATATAGCTAAAAATATGATACAATCTGGAAATTATAAAGCTGTTATGGTTGTTTCTGTTGAAGTACTGTCTAAAATAATGGATTTTAAAGATAGGAACACTGCTGTTTTATTTGGTGATGGAGCAACAGCGACTATACTAATAAAATCTGATGATAATGATGGTATTATTTCTTCTGTTATTTTAGCTGATGGGGAAAATTATGAAGATTTAATTATGCCAGCAGGTGGTTCTGTAAAACCTGCTTCTTATGAAACAATTGAAAATAGGGAACATTTTATTAAAATGAATGGGAAAGCTATATTTAAAAGAGCTGTAAATTACATGATTATAGCAACTGAGAAAGCTTTGCAAAAGGCAGGTTTAAATAAAAGTGATATAGATCTTTATATTCCTCATCAAGCAAATAAGAGGATTATTGAAGCTGTTGCAAATTTTTTTGAAGTTGATGTTAATAAGGTTTTTATAACAGTTGACAAATATGCAAACATATCTTCTGCTACTATTCCAATTGCTTTATATGATGCTATAGAGCAAAAAGCAATTAAAAAAGGAGATAAGGTTCTTTTAACAGCTTTTGGAGCTGGATTTACATATGGAGCTTCTATTATTAAATTTTAG
- a CDS encoding EAL domain-containing protein, whose protein sequence is MEIKLIELFIPGIGSGLILFGTILFLYLYFKTRISLYFSTFLIGLCALIFVGSEFFIIYIGGIIRNRGVGIYFHVLQQLGGLWFSFTFPLFIKNFLKQTKIALRINLFLIYVGFLFSLIVTFIAFYKPDLFISFNIPNDKWMILAANYSRGKEGILYYFRDFYLYIIILYFYIYIIYNISKCKNIPVIKEILIGLTISILAAIDDMYFVYKGRYIGFFTQFPFSRFSAGLIIFVLSTMITIINDFYKKALSEDKISSELTKLQEDFALISNNIDEVFWIYNKSLEKILFVSNSISKLWPFTKEELLNNNFLWKDYIFNEDRPIVETYLINIKHLEIIEYRIINKDKILWVRDKYYPIKGIDNEIYRWVRVTENITNLKEFQNELISIYYYDSLTKLKNRKSFLEKLKETLLVALRDRNKLRIVILIDIDNFSNINDKYGYTVGDELLIQFVDRVSKIIRKSDNFFRIGSDEFAIILGNVNDRFDGTYVSQKVLESVSYPFYVNGEEFFITLSIGISIYPEDGDNAEDIIQKAEIALNEAKKTKNSIVYSNLTLNQLSYKRLNIELLLKKTISSSSFLLYFQPICKINNEQHIVKNKEKKFEIKKLEVLLRMKDNNGNFIPPSEFIPIAETTNLINQIGHFVIEETCNIVKRYFYDKDIRFSINISGKQLEDRNFIMDIKNILEEKSIDPNKIEFEITESLLINNVEENINKLYSIKNIGIYLALDDFGTGYSSLARLKLLPFDIIKIDKTFINNIDVNNQDKEIVKTIINLSHSLNMEVVSEGVEKESQLEILRDISCDYFQGFYFSKPLPIENFLDKY, encoded by the coding sequence TTGGAAATTAAATTAATAGAGTTATTTATTCCTGGTATAGGTTCTGGATTAATACTTTTTGGAACAATTTTATTCCTTTATTTATATTTTAAAACAAGAATTTCATTATATTTTTCAACTTTTCTAATAGGTCTATGTGCTTTAATATTTGTTGGTAGCGAATTTTTTATTATATATATTGGTGGGATAATAAGAAATAGAGGAGTTGGCATTTATTTCCATGTTTTACAACAACTTGGGGGATTATGGTTTTCTTTTACATTTCCTCTTTTTATTAAAAACTTTTTGAAACAAACAAAAATTGCTTTAAGGATAAATTTATTTTTAATATATGTGGGTTTTCTTTTTTCATTAATTGTTACATTTATTGCTTTTTATAAGCCAGATCTATTTATTTCTTTTAATATACCAAACGATAAATGGATGATTTTAGCTGCCAACTATTCCAGAGGTAAAGAAGGAATCCTTTACTATTTTAGAGATTTTTATCTTTATATAATTATTTTGTATTTCTATATTTACATAATTTATAATATTAGTAAATGCAAAAATATTCCAGTTATTAAAGAGATATTAATAGGTCTTACTATAAGTATATTGGCTGCTATTGATGATATGTATTTTGTTTATAAAGGAAGATATATTGGTTTTTTTACACAATTTCCATTCTCAAGGTTTTCAGCTGGTTTAATAATTTTTGTTCTTTCTACGATGATTACTATAATTAATGATTTTTATAAAAAAGCTTTAAGCGAAGATAAAATTTCTTCGGAGTTAACTAAGTTACAAGAGGATTTTGCGCTTATTTCTAATAATATAGATGAGGTATTTTGGATTTATAATAAAAGCCTAGAAAAAATACTTTTTGTTTCGAACTCTATTTCGAAATTATGGCCCTTTACTAAAGAGGAGTTATTAAATAATAATTTTTTATGGAAAGATTATATTTTTAATGAAGATAGGCCTATTGTAGAAACTTATCTTATAAATATTAAGCATTTAGAGATAATTGAATATAGAATTATTAATAAAGATAAAATTTTGTGGGTTAGGGATAAATATTATCCAATTAAAGGTATTGATAATGAAATATATAGGTGGGTTAGAGTTACAGAAAATATAACTAACTTAAAAGAATTTCAAAATGAGTTAATTTCTATATATTATTATGATTCTTTGACAAAATTAAAGAATAGAAAATCTTTCCTTGAAAAGCTAAAAGAAACTTTACTTGTGGCTTTAAGAGATCGAAATAAATTAAGAATTGTTATTCTTATTGATATTGATAACTTTAGTAACATAAATGATAAATATGGTTATACTGTTGGAGATGAATTATTAATTCAATTTGTTGATAGAGTGAGCAAGATAATAAGAAAAAGTGATAATTTTTTTAGAATTGGAAGTGATGAATTTGCAATTATTTTAGGAAATGTAAATGATAGATTTGATGGTACATATGTTTCACAAAAAGTTTTAGAATCTGTTAGTTATCCTTTTTATGTAAATGGTGAAGAATTTTTTATTACTTTAAGTATTGGAATTTCTATTTATCCTGAAGATGGGGATAATGCTGAGGATATTATTCAAAAGGCTGAGATAGCTTTAAATGAGGCGAAAAAAACTAAAAACTCTATCGTTTATTCAAATTTGACATTAAATCAATTAAGTTATAAAAGATTAAATATTGAATTATTGTTAAAGAAAACAATTTCTTCTTCATCTTTTTTATTATATTTCCAACCGATTTGTAAAATTAATAATGAACAACATATAGTTAAAAATAAAGAAAAGAAATTTGAAATTAAGAAACTAGAAGTATTACTTAGAATGAAAGATAATAATGGAAATTTTATTCCACCATCAGAATTTATTCCAATTGCAGAGACAACAAATTTAATAAATCAAATTGGTCATTTTGTAATAGAAGAAACATGCAATATAGTAAAGAGATATTTTTATGACAAAGATATTAGATTTTCTATAAATATTTCTGGCAAGCAACTTGAGGATAGAAATTTTATAATGGACATAAAAAATATTTTAGAAGAGAAATCGATAGATCCAAATAAAATAGAATTTGAAATAACTGAGTCTTTATTGATAAATAATGTTGAGGAAAATATAAACAAATTATATTCTATTAAAAATATTGGTATATATCTAGCACTTGATGATTTTGGTACAGGTTATTCTTCTTTAGCAAGATTAAAACTATTACCATTTGATATTATAAAAATTGATAAAACTTTTATTAATAATATAGATGTTAACAACCAAGATAAGGAAATAGTAAAAACAATAATAAATTTATCTCATTCTTTAAATATGGAAGTTGTTTCTGAGGGTGTTGAGAAAGAAAGTCAATTAGAAATTTTAAGAGATATATCATGTGATTACTTTCAAGGTTTTTATTTTTCAAAACCATTACCAATTGAGAATTTTTTAGATAAATATTGA
- a CDS encoding glycogen-binding domain-containing protein encodes MYFKLCKIKVLLLILFLSSIFLGYIDFTNTKIDENNLNNISKASEPIIYSNGVLFTYSGPGKIVKISGSFFDWQYMESMKKSFYDIWYYFLKKPLKKGFYVYKFNVDNFWILDPNNSRTYRDNNDHQLSLLEIPKDVNFYSISPVVNNDGTVTFWMEDKGQKFVHVAGSFNNWNPFEYLLYKEDGFWKISLKLKPGRYFYRFIIDYSKEIIDPNNPNIGYDYFGKQCSYFNLNSY; translated from the coding sequence ATGTATTTTAAATTATGTAAAATAAAAGTTTTATTATTAATTTTATTTTTATCTTCTATTTTTTTAGGTTATATCGATTTTACAAATACTAAAATAGATGAAAATAATTTAAACAATATATCTAAAGCTTCAGAACCAATAATTTATTCTAATGGAGTTTTGTTTACTTACTCTGGACCAGGAAAAATAGTAAAAATATCTGGCTCATTTTTTGATTGGCAGTATATGGAAAGTATGAAAAAGTCTTTTTACGATATATGGTACTATTTTTTAAAAAAACCTTTAAAAAAAGGTTTTTATGTCTATAAATTTAATGTGGATAATTTTTGGATTCTTGATCCTAATAACTCAAGAACTTATAGAGATAATAATGACCACCAATTATCATTATTAGAAATTCCAAAAGATGTAAATTTTTATTCTATTTCACCGGTTGTGAATAATGATGGAACTGTTACTTTTTGGATGGAGGACAAAGGCCAAAAGTTTGTTCATGTTGCAGGTTCATTTAATAACTGGAATCCATTTGAATATTTACTTTATAAAGAAGATGGATTTTGGAAAATAAGTTTGAAACTTAAACCAGGTAGATATTTTTATAGGTTTATTATTGATTATTCAAAAGAGATAATTGACCCCAATAACCCAAATATTGGTTATGACTATTTTGGCAAGCAATGCTCTTATTTTAATTTAAACTCATATTAA
- the fabZ gene encoding 3-hydroxyacyl-ACP dehydratase FabZ, whose amino-acid sequence MSLNIKEIEAILPHRYPFLMIDRIDELEPLKRARGYKNVTYNEPFFQGHFPDEPVMPGVLIIEALAQTGACAALCADEYKGKTAYFLGLDKVRFKNKVVPGDKLELECIIEHFKNGKGKGIGIAYVDGKVVCEAEILFIVR is encoded by the coding sequence ATTTCACTAAATATTAAAGAAATAGAGGCTATTTTACCTCACAGATATCCTTTTCTAATGATAGATAGAATAGATGAGCTAGAACCTCTTAAAAGAGCAAGAGGATATAAAAATGTAACATATAATGAACCTTTTTTCCAAGGACATTTCCCAGATGAACCTGTAATGCCTGGTGTTTTAATAATAGAGGCTTTAGCTCAAACTGGAGCATGTGCTGCATTATGTGCAGATGAATATAAGGGCAAAACAGCATATTTTCTAGGATTAGATAAAGTTAGATTTAAAAATAAAGTTGTCCCTGGAGATAAACTTGAACTTGAATGTATAATTGAGCACTTTAAAAATGGTAAAGGTAAAGGAATAGGAATAGCTTATGTTGATGGAAAAGTTGTATGTGAAGCAGAAATTCTTTTTATTGTTAGATAA
- a CDS encoding ATP-binding protein, with the protein MDEKRLNILFIENEDLNKKLIENIIKDYNYNYSFIENEEKIKEIKAILKDFNLIVYGNIEKIKNLEENLNFIVQNSKNTNIILLLDINDLIFIEEKIDKLPIYHFLLKPFNINEFKFLIYHASYDSFLKNENEKLLNNLKQTNFILQQQKIEMTRNFIQVKELQDELIKKEKLSALGVFTSSILHDIKNSLGIINGYTEILSMKDPALSKFTNKIHDEVNSLVIMMEDLLDFVKGKKGENYLFEELDLIKFLEYLKEFFYDYTNRINRIENKFIVESENIEKYKIKIDLLRFKRVYFNILKNAYEACLSANRNIIKIETFIKVINENEIQVEIKDNGIGIPEENISKLFETFFTSGKKGGTGLGLAISKNIITNFGGKIEVKSTYGEGTSMIIILPIYKK; encoded by the coding sequence ATGGATGAAAAAAGATTAAATATTTTATTTATTGAAAATGAAGATTTAAACAAAAAATTAATTGAAAACATAATTAAAGATTATAATTATAACTACTCTTTTATCGAAAATGAAGAAAAAATTAAAGAAATAAAGGCTATTTTAAAAGATTTTAATTTAATAGTCTATGGAAATATAGAAAAAATAAAAAATTTAGAAGAAAATTTAAATTTTATAGTTCAAAATAGTAAAAACACCAATATTATTCTTTTACTTGATATTAATGATTTAATTTTTATAGAAGAGAAAATTGATAAATTACCAATCTATCATTTTTTATTAAAGCCTTTTAATATAAACGAATTTAAATTTTTAATATATCATGCTTCATATGATTCATTTTTGAAAAATGAAAATGAAAAACTTTTGAATAATCTTAAACAAACTAACTTTATTCTTCAACAGCAAAAAATTGAAATGACAAGAAATTTTATACAAGTTAAAGAACTCCAAGATGAATTAATTAAAAAAGAAAAACTATCCGCTTTAGGAGTTTTCACTTCTTCTATCCTTCATGATATTAAGAATTCTCTTGGAATAATAAATGGATACACAGAGATACTCTCAATGAAAGATCCAGCACTTTCAAAATTTACCAACAAAATTCATGATGAAGTTAATTCACTTGTTATCATGATGGAAGATCTACTTGATTTTGTAAAAGGGAAAAAGGGCGAAAATTACTTATTTGAAGAATTAGATTTAATTAAATTTTTAGAATATTTAAAGGAATTCTTCTATGACTACACCAATAGAATTAACAGAATTGAAAATAAATTTATAGTGGAAAGTGAAAATATTGAAAAATATAAAATTAAAATAGACCTTTTAAGATTTAAAAGAGTATATTTTAATATATTAAAAAATGCTTACGAAGCTTGCCTTTCAGCAAATAGAAATATAATAAAAATTGAAACATTTATAAAAGTTATTAATGAAAATGAGATCCAAGTTGAAATAAAAGATAATGGAATTGGAATCCCAGAAGAAAATATAAGTAAACTATTTGAAACATTTTTTACATCAGGTAAAAAAGGAGGAACAGGACTTGGACTTGCAATATCAAAAAATATAATAACTAATTTTGGTGGAAAGATAGAAGTTAAATCTACTTATGGTGAAGGAACTTCAATGATAATAATTCTACCTATATATAAAAAATAA